One Aegilops tauschii subsp. strangulata cultivar AL8/78 chromosome 7, Aet v6.0, whole genome shotgun sequence genomic window carries:
- the LOC109747472 gene encoding serine--glyoxylate aminotransferase — protein sequence MDYMNGPGRNHLFVPGPVNIPDQVIRAMSRQNEDYRSPAIPALTKTLLEDVKKIFKTTTGTPFLFPTTGTGAWESALTNTLSPGDRIVSFSLGQFSLLWIDQQQRLGFSVDVVESDWGYGADLGALESKLRTDSQHTIKAICIVHNETATGVTNDLHAVRKLLDAYRHPALLLVDGVSSICALDFRMDEWGVDVALTGSQKALSLPTGLGIVCASPKALEAAKTAKSVRVFFDWKDYLKFYKMGTYWPYTPSIQLLYGLRAGLDLLFEEGLDNVIKRHTRLGTATRLAVAAWGLKNCTAKEENFSDTVTAVVVPPYIDSSEIVKHAWKRYNLSLGLGLNKVAGKVFRIGHLGHLNELQLLGCLGGVEMVLKDIGYPVKLGSGVAAAAAYLSNSTPLIPSRI from the exons ATGGACTACATGAATGGGCCAGGCCGGAACCACCTGTTCGTCCCTGGGCCGGTGAACATCCCGGACCAGGTGATCCGCGCCATGAGCCGGCAGAACGAGGACTACCGCTCGCCGGCGATCCCTGCCCTCACCAAGACCCTGCTGGAGGACGTGAAGAAGATCTTCAAGACCACCACCGGCACCCCCTTCCTCTTCCCCaccaccggcaccggcgcctggGAGAGCGCGCTCACCAACACGCTCTCCCCGGGGGACCGGATCGTGTCCTTCTCGCTGGGGCAGTTCAGCCTGCTGTGGATCGACCAGCAGCAGCGCCTCGGCTTCAGCGTGGACGTGGTGGAGTCCGACTGGGGCTACGGCGCCGACCTCGGCGCCCTCGAGTCCAAGCTCCGCACTGACTCGCAGCACACCATCAAGGCCATCTGCATCGTCCACAACGAGACCGCCACCGGCGTCACCAACGACCTCCACGCCGTCCGCAAGCTCCTCG ATGCGTACCGGCACCCGGCGCTGCTGCTGGTGGACGGGGTGTCGTCCATCTGCGCGCTGGACTTCCGCATGGACGAGTGGGGCGTGGACGTGGCGCTGACGGGGTCGCAGAAGGCGCTGTCGCTGCCGACGGGGCTGGGCATCGTGTGCGCCAGCCCCAAGGCGCTGGAGGCGGCCAAGACGGCCAAGTCGGTGCGCGTCTTCTTCGACTGGAAGGACTACCTCAAGTTCTACAAGATGGGCACCTACTGGCCCTACACGCCCTCCATCCAGCTCCTCTACGGCCTCCGCGCCGGCCTCGACCTCCTCTTCGAGGAGGGCCTCGACAACGTCATCAAGAGGCACACACGCCTCGGCACCGCAACAAG GCTGGCGGTGGCGGCGTGGGGGCTCAAGAACTGCACCGCGAAGGAGGAGAACTTCAGCGACACGGTCACCGCCGTCGTCGTGCCGCCGTACATCGACAGCTCCGAGATCGTCAAGCACGCGTGGAAGCGGTACAACCTCAGCCTCGGGCTCGGGCTCAACAAGGTCGCCGGCAAGGTCTTCAGGATCGGCCACCTCGGCCACCTCAACGAG CTGCAACTTCTGGGTTGCCTCGGCGGGGTGGAGATGGTGCTCAAGGACATCGGGTACCCGGTGAAGCTCGGCAGCGGCGTGGCGGCCGCCGCGGCGTACCTCTCGAATTCCACGCCCCTCATCCCCTCCAGGATCTGA